The Zingiber officinale cultivar Zhangliang chromosome 9A, Zo_v1.1, whole genome shotgun sequence genome window below encodes:
- the LOC122019553 gene encoding subtilisin-like protease SBT3.9, whose protein sequence is MAKPTLFPIAFALVLLLLFLSSLSASKTAAEEKEDASVYIVFVEEPAGEKPEAFHIRTLSAVLGSEEAAEQAILFHYTHAAYGFAAKLTPKQAEKLKKQPGVLEVMPSRTYSIHDPTTSASAQLSVI, encoded by the exons ATGGCGAAACCAACGCTTTTCCCCATCGCCTTCGccctcgtcctcctcctcctcttcctctcctctctatcGGCCTCGAAAACTGCTGCggaggagaaggaagacgcaTCCGTATACATCGTCTTCGTCGAGGAGCCAGCGGGCGAGAAGCCCGAGGCTTTCCATATCCGAACCCTCTCTGCCGTCCTCGGGAG TGAGGAAGCGGCGGAGCAGGCGATCCTATTCCATTACACGCACGCGGCGTACGGGTTTGCTGCGAAGCTGACTCCGAAACAGGCCGAGAAGTTAAAGA AGCAACCGGGCGTTCTGGAAGTTATGCCGAGTCGGACTTATAGcattcacgatccaacaaccTCTGCCAGTGCTCAGTTGAGTGTTATTTGA